From a region of the Arachis ipaensis cultivar K30076 chromosome B09, Araip1.1, whole genome shotgun sequence genome:
- the LOC107616449 gene encoding uncharacterized protein LOC107616449 — translation MIINGASDTVSCRCFPNYLDGPTLDWLCALPAGFISRFQQLAKLFEEHFARSVIYLHDSNYLNTIKQGPNESLKEYMTRFTKVAINIPDLHPEVHLHAIKSRLRPVKFQETIAVAKPKTLAKFREKAKGQIDIEELRQARKSEKIFYRDEDKTPSAKKNFKLTPRFDSYTQFNTKREDIIKEILNSKLIKPPRKAGTYQDTKNVDKSKYCAFHQKHGHTTDDCEVAKDLLKRLAWKGHLDKYIGGGYASGGQSNSARKRSFQAICSVDGPQRDTEAVNQLPQVTFTHTDFDSSIQNLDDLVVITLQLGDLLVRKVLLDPGSSADVLFYSTFQKMKLSDNILQSTGGDLVGFSGERVPILGSVWLQTTLGEHPLSKTYDIQYLVVDCFSPYNLILGRPFVNKFGAIVSTVHLCVKFPLQDDQVVTIHGDHKEARQCYNISMKFPNHSKQQVNNVDLGTSSSTLADLDPRANFLERPTPSDDLQKVYFNNDPNKFTYVGTSISAAELRDIAAFLQEQADLFAWTPSDMPGIDPQIISHKLAINLTIRPVQQKKRKLGDEKKNASLEETQKLINAEFIKEI, via the exons ATGATCATTAACGGTGCATCAGATACTGTCTCATGCCGTTGTTTTCCGAATTATTTAGATGGTCCTACACTTGATTGGTTGTGTGCTTTGCCTGCAGGTTTTATCTCACGATTTCAGCAGCTGGCCAAGCTATTTGAAGAACACTTTGCTAGGTCTGTAATTTATCTCCACGACTCCAATTATTTGAACACAATCAAGCAGGGACCTAATGAAAGCCTGAAGGAATATATGACCCGCTTCACGAAAGTCGCTATCAATATACCCGACCTCCACCCCGAGGTCCATCTGCACGCAATCAAAAGCAGACTCCGACCTGTGAAGTTCCAAGAAACCATCGCAGTAGCCAAGCCGAAGACCCTTGCTAAGTTTCGCGAGAAAGCCAAAGGCCAAATTGATATCGAGGAGCTCAGACAAGCTCGGAAGTCCGAAAAAATATTTTATCGAGACGAGGATAAAACTCCAAGCGctaagaaaaattttaaactaaCCCCTCGATTTGATTCTTATACACAGTTTAACACCAAGAGAGAGGATATCATCAAAGAGATCCTCAATTCAAAGCTCATCAAGCCACCAAGGAAGGCCGGAACCTACCAAGATACCAAGAATGTAGACAAGTCCAAATATTGTGCCTTCCACCAGAAGCACGGCCACACCACCGACGACTGCGAGGTCGCGAAGGACCTCTTGAAGCGGCTAGCTTGGAAAGGACACCTTGACAAGTATATTGGCG GGGGATACGCCAGTGGAGGGCAATCAAATTCGGCCAGGAAAAGATCATTCCAAGCAATTTGCTCGGTGGATGGACCACAACGCGATACCGAAGCCGTGAACCAACTTCCCCAAGTAACTTTTACACACACAGACTTCGATTCCAGTATTCAGAACTTAGATGACCTTGTGGTCATTACCCTTCAACTGGGAGATCTGTTGGTAAGGAAAGTACTCCTAGATCCCGGAAGCAGCGCCGACGTTCTGTTCTACTCAACATTCCAAAAGATGAAACTCAGCGACAACATACTCCAGTCAACAGGGGGAGACCTAGTCGGTTTCTCGGGAGAAAGAGTTCCAATCTTGGGTTCAGTGTGGTTGCAAACCACACTGGGtgagcatcctctttccaaaacatATGATATTCAATATTTAGTAGTAGATTGCTTTAGCCCATATAATCTTATACTTGGCCGACCTTTTGTAAATAAGTTCGGCGCAATTGTATCTACAGTTCACCTGTGTGTCAAGTTTCCTCTGCAGGATGATCAAGTTGTAACGATTCATGGAGACCATAAAGAAGCCCGCCAATGTTACAACATCAGCATGAAATTCCCAAATCATTCAAAGCAACAAGTCAACAATGTCGACCTCGGCACCAGCAGCTCGACACTAGCAGACTTAGATCCAAGAGCCAACTTTCTTGAACGACCTACACCATCAGATGACTTACAGAAAGTTTATTTCAACAATGATCCTAATAAATTCACTTATGTAGGTACATCAATCAGTGCAGCGGAGCTAAGGGACATCGCTGCCTTTCTACAAGAGCAAGCCGACCTATTTGCATGGACGCCTTCGGACATGCCCGGCATAGACCCACAAATCATCAGCCACAAACTAGCTATAAATCTGACCATCCGACCAGTAcagcagaagaaaagaaaactcgGCGATGAAAAGAAAAACGCATCCTTAGAAGAAACTCAAAAGCTAATCAACGCGGAATTCATCAAAGAAATCTGA